The window TTGGCATCGTCGGGACGCAGTTCTTCCAGAGCGAGCGGCAGGTGATGCTCAATCCGGGGCAGTCGGTACAGATCGCCGAGTACACACTGACGTTCAACGACCTGTCGCAATCGCGGATCGTCGATGCGGATGTCTATACGGCCGACATTGATGTTGCTTCGGGCGGCAACGATATCGGCGTGATCCACGCCAAGCGCTTCTTCTACGACGGATTTGAGCAGCAGCCGACGACGCGGGTTGCGGTGAAGACGACCGGCTTTGACGATGTCTACGTGATGCTGACGGAGTGGAACGACAGTGGTGCTGCAGGGCTGCACATCTTTGTGAATCCACTTGTGCCGTGGGTGTGGGTCGGTGGACTGATCTACATGCTGGGTATGCTGGTGGTCTTCTGGCCGATGCCGGTGGCGCGCCGCGTGGCGCTGACGGCACCTTCCCGAAGGAAGGCGACTGGTGAAGCCCCTGTTTAGAGTAGCCGGCGTGCTGGCGGTCGTACTTTTCGCCCTGCTGGGCGTGACGACAGCCAGCGCCGAGGACATGTACAGCCAGCGAACGATCAAGCTGGCTAGCGAGTTGCACTGCCCGATTTGTGCCGGTGAGTCGGTGGCGGCCAGCCAGACGGAACTGGCGCGACAAATTCGCGGAATCATCGAAGAGAAAGTGCAGGCGGGTGAGTCCGATCAGGAGATCAAGGACTACTTTGTCGCGCGCTACGGGCAGTCGATTCTGTTTGATCCGCCGAAGTCAGGCTTTCGCCTGGGGCTGTGGTGGATGCCAGTGGTAGTTGTCGCGGTCGGCGTGCTGGTCGTCGTGTCGTTCGTGCGCGAGCGGACGAAAACTCCGCGACCGATGGTTCAGGATCGGGCGCTGGACGATGATGCTGAGCTGGAAGCGATCGCGCGCGAAGTTCTTGGCGATGCGCCCGACGATGGACGGACTCGTGTATGACGATTGCGCTGATCGGGACGTTGCTGCTGGCTGTGCTGGTGTTCGCATTCGTCCTTGAGCCGCTGCTGCGCGCGCGACCCGACGAGATCGTGATCGAGACGGTTTCGTTGCCGGACCTGACGACAGTGGACGATGAATTCGATGACGATAGCGAAGATGTCGAAGAGGCCGAATCGCAGGCTGTCGAAGAGCGCAACGCACCCGGGCGAGCGATCGATCGTGCAATCGGAGGCGACGCGACGTGACCGAGGGTCCGCCGCCGTTTGAGTTGCGCCACATCGCAAAACGGTATGGTCGACGGGTCGTTCTGCGCGATATCAATCTGACAATTGAGCATGGGGAGTGCGTCGCCTTGCTGGGTGCGAACGGTGCCGGCAAGACGACGTTGCTGCGCACGATGGCGACGCTCAGTCGTCCGACGCGCGGGGCCGTGGTGGCGTTCGGGATGGCAGCCTGGGAAGAACGCGAGGCAACGCGGCAGCGGCTCGGCGTTGTCGCGCATCAGCCGTGGCTCTACCCGGAACTGACCTGCAGCGAGAACCTGCGATTTTTCGGGTCGATGTTCAAGTTGAACCGGCTGGATGATCGCATCGTGGCGACGCTGGAGCGCGTCGGGCTGGGCGAGCGGCAGGAGAGTGCTGCGAGCACGCTCTCGCGTGGGCTGCTGCAGCGGCTGAATCTGGGGCGCGCAATCATCCACGAGCCGGAGGTGCTGCTGCTGGACGAGCCGGACACCGGCCTGGACAGCGCCGGACGCGAGGTGCTGGAGCGCATCGTTCTGGAGCAACTCGCAGATAGCGGAAGCGTGGTGTTGACGACGCACGCGATCGAGTTGGCGTTGCGATTGGCGACGCGGGTGGTTGTCGTGGCGGGTGGCGCGATTGCCGTCGATGCTGCAAGGGCGGCGCTGACGCAGGGGGACGTTGAGGCTGCGATCCGCGGGCTGGCGCTCGGGGAGGTCGGCTGAGCGATGCAGCGCGTATGGATGCTGGTCTGGAAGGACCTGGTGGTCGAGGCCCGCGGGCGCGAGTTCCTCGGCGCGATGCTGGTGTTTGCGCTAATCACGATCGTGACGCTGAACTTCGCGTTCGATCTGACAGGCGCGGGCAAAGAGGCCAGCGGATCGGGCGGATTGTGGATCGCGTACCTGTTCGCCGGAATGCTCGGGCTGGGGCGCTCAATCGCGGTCGAGCGCGACCGGGGGACGCTGGAAGGGCTGACGCTCTGCCCGGTTGATGGCGGCTCGATCTTCCTTGGCAAACTGATCTCAAACCTGCTGTTTGTGCTGGCCGTCCAGCTTGTGACGCTGCCGGTGTTTGCGGCGCTCTACGATTTGCCGGCCTTACGACCGATGGTCTTCGCCATCGCGTTTATCGGCGCACTCGGGCTGTCCGGCTTGGGGACGCTCTTCTCGGCGCTGGCGGCTGGCAGCCGGTCGCGCGAGATCCTGATGCCGCTGCTGCTCTTTCCGCTGGCTATTCCGGTTGTGATCGGCTGCGTCCGCGCGACGACCCTTGTGTTCGAGGGAAATCTCTCGGACGCATGGCCGTGGTTTAATCTACTGACGGCGTTTGACGCGATCTTCGTCGCGATCTCCTACGTCGTCTTCGACTATGTGCTCGAGGAATGACCCACGATGAGGAATGCAACAGCCACGTCCAGGCAGCGCGCAGCGGGTTCAGATACCGGCATGCGGGTATTGGCGGCGGCTACGATTCTGACGCTCACCGTTGGCCTGTTTATGGCCTTTGTCTACGCGCCGATGGATGCGGTGCAGGGCCAGGCGCAGCGGATTTTCTACGTGCACGTGCCGATGGCGTGGCTCGCCTACCTCGCATTTGGCGTGATCTTTATCGGCAGCATCGGCTACCTCTGGAAGCGCGACATGCGCTGGGATCAGCTGGCTCGGTCGGGCGCAGAGCTTGGTTTCATCTTCACGACGCTGGTGCTGATCACCGGCTCGCTGTGGGGGCGTCCGATCTGGAATACGTTCTGGACGTGGGATGCCCGGCTTACGACAACGCTCATCCTCTGGTTCATCTATCTCGGTTATTTCATGATCCGCTCGTATGCGGGCGATGCCGAGCGCGGCGCGCGATATGCGGCAATTCTTGGGATCATCGGCGCTGTCGATGTGCCGATCATTCACCTGTCTGTGCAATGGTGGCGAACGTTGCATCCTCAGCCGGTAGTGCTCAACACGAGTGGCACGCAGCTGCCGAACGAGATGCTCTGGACCCTTCTGGTTTGCTTCGCCGGCTTCACGCTGCTGTTCGTCTACTTGCTGGTGTTGAAATACCGCATCGAGGCTGCCCGCGATCGGCTGGCTGATCGTGAGATGGATGCGCTGCTGGCAGCTCCTGCTGCGGAGCCTCGTCGGGATCTTGTTCGCACTGCCGAAGTTTCCGGCGGGTCGGAGGAGTAGCACATGGACGACAACCTCGGTTATCTATTCGCTGCGTTCGCCGTGACCTGGCTGGCCATCGCGGGCTACTTGCTCTACCTTGGACAGCAGGTGAAGGCGCTGCGCGACGAGATCGACGCGCTGGACGACGATCGATGAGCGGAGGCGCACGGCTGTGCCGGAGCGCGATTCTGCCGTAGATCTGCCATCCTCAGTGAGTCCTCAACGCCAAAGTGACACATACGTAGGCGCGGCAGCCATGCCCGCAATCTGTCATTTGCCGCCTGGAGGGCACACGGCAGTGAGAAATCTCTCCTGCGGTGGACTGCATCGAACGGGTGGGAGATTCCTCGCTGCGGCTCGGAATGACAGGACAACAGGGAAGCTACCGATCGGCAAATCTGACGTTGACAGCCCACTCAGTGCGTTGTCAATGTCAAGGTGTCAGATCGGCAGCCCACCGTTTCACCTGTCATCTCGAACCGCAGTGAGAGATCTCCCACCCGTTCGACTCAGTCAAACGCAGGAGAGATTTCTCGCTGCGGCCTCGAAATGACAGAAACAATGGGATGCTGCCGATCGGCCAATCTGACGTTGACAGCCCACTCAGTACATTGACTAACATAACGTGTTCGGCCGAGGGGCTTCGCTGTGCCCCGGCGCTCTGCGCGGGAGAGATCTCGCATGCGCAGTGGACATGACAGAGGCCGGGGATGGCCACCGCGCCAACTTGCTTTTCTGGCCGGAAGGCGCCGATTATTGGGGTTGCTTGCCGGTCAGCCATTCCTGTGTTGCATGGCGCGCCAGATCCGTTCGGACGTGAGGGGCATGTCGAGGGTTTCGACGCCGAAGGGGCGGAGGGCGTCGAGGACGGCGTTGGCGATGGTGGGGGGCGCGCCGGTGGTGCCGGCCTCGCCGACGCCTTTGACGCCGTGCGGAGTGGCGGGGCTGGGCGTGACGGTGTGGTCGAGCTCGAACATCGGCAACTGGTCGGCGTGGGGTACGGCGTAATCCATGAGTGAGCCGGTGATGATCTGGCCGTCGGAGTCGAAGACGACTTCCTCCCAGAGCGCCTGCCCGAATCCCTGTGCGAGTCCGCCGATGACCTGGGCTTCAACCATGAGCGGATTGACGACTTCGCCGCAATCGTCGACGCCGATGAAGCGCACGACCTGCGGCTTGCCGGTGTCACGGTCGATTCGCACGACGGCGACGTGGACGCCGAACGGGAACTGATTGCCTTCTGCACGGTAGAACGCGTTTTCGTCGAGACCCGGTTCCATGCCGGCGGGCAGGCGATCTGGCGCGTAGGCAGCGGCGGCCAGGCGATTGAACGGGATGCTGCGGTCCGGAGAACCGGCGACTTGTGCGACACCGTGATCCAGGACGATGTCGTCGGGCGACACCTCGAGCAGACCGGCGGCGATCAGACGCAGCTTGTCCTTCAGCTTGCGGCTGGCGACGATCGCAGCGGCACCGCCGAGCGTGAGACTGCGCGAGCCGAACGTGCCAATGCCCTGTGGTGTGCGGTCGGTATCGCTGGCGACGATTGCGATCTGTTCGACAGGAATGCCAAACTCGTCGGCGACGAGCTGGGCGATGCTAATGTCAGTGCCTTGGCCATGCGGAGACACGCCGATGCCGACGGTGACCGCGCCGCTCGGCGTGATGCTGATCTCGGCGCTATCCCAGCCGCCGCCGGACGGCTCAACAAATACGCCGACGCCGATTCCGGCCACTTCGCCGGTCGCGCGCAATGACTCAACCTGAAGAAGCGCGGATGTGTAATCGAGGCGGTCGAGCGCGACATCCAGCGCGCGCTCATAGTCGCCGCTGTCATAGACGACACCGGTTGCGGACCGGTAAGGGAAGGCGTCGGGCGGGACGAAGTTGCGGCGGCGGAGATCGAGTGCGTCAATGCCGGTGACGCGGGCTATCTCCTCGATCAGTCGCTCGGTCATGTACGCGGCTTCGGGTCTTCCTGCGCCACGATAGGGTCCAGTCGGTGTCGTGTTGGTCATGACGCCGTAAACGTCGGTGACGAGGTTTGGGATGCGATAGGCGCCACTGGACATAACGAGTGTGCGCTGGCCATGCGTCGAGGCATTGTGCGCGCCGCAATTGACGAGGACGCGGACACGCAGTCCGGTGATGGTGCCATCGGCGGCGACCGCCGCTTCGAGCTCCTGGAGCTGATCGCGGCCCTGGTTGGCGATGCGGAAGTATTCGCTGCGC is drawn from Thermomicrobiales bacterium and contains these coding sequences:
- a CDS encoding cytochrome c-type biogenesis protein CcmH, yielding MKPLFRVAGVLAVVLFALLGVTTASAEDMYSQRTIKLASELHCPICAGESVAASQTELARQIRGIIEEKVQAGESDQEIKDYFVARYGQSILFDPPKSGFRLGLWWMPVVVVAVGVLVVVSFVRERTKTPRPMVQDRALDDDAELEAIAREVLGDAPDDGRTRV
- the ccmA gene encoding heme ABC exporter ATP-binding protein CcmA produces the protein MTEGPPPFELRHIAKRYGRRVVLRDINLTIEHGECVALLGANGAGKTTLLRTMATLSRPTRGAVVAFGMAAWEEREATRQRLGVVAHQPWLYPELTCSENLRFFGSMFKLNRLDDRIVATLERVGLGERQESAASTLSRGLLQRLNLGRAIIHEPEVLLLDEPDTGLDSAGREVLERIVLEQLADSGSVVLTTHAIELALRLATRVVVVAGGAIAVDAARAALTQGDVEAAIRGLALGEVG
- a CDS encoding heme exporter protein CcmB encodes the protein MQRVWMLVWKDLVVEARGREFLGAMLVFALITIVTLNFAFDLTGAGKEASGSGGLWIAYLFAGMLGLGRSIAVERDRGTLEGLTLCPVDGGSIFLGKLISNLLFVLAVQLVTLPVFAALYDLPALRPMVFAIAFIGALGLSGLGTLFSALAAGSRSREILMPLLLFPLAIPVVIGCVRATTLVFEGNLSDAWPWFNLLTAFDAIFVAISYVVFDYVLEE
- a CDS encoding cytochrome c biogenesis protein gives rise to the protein MRNATATSRQRAAGSDTGMRVLAAATILTLTVGLFMAFVYAPMDAVQGQAQRIFYVHVPMAWLAYLAFGVIFIGSIGYLWKRDMRWDQLARSGAELGFIFTTLVLITGSLWGRPIWNTFWTWDARLTTTLILWFIYLGYFMIRSYAGDAERGARYAAILGIIGAVDVPIIHLSVQWWRTLHPQPVVLNTSGTQLPNEMLWTLLVCFAGFTLLFVYLLVLKYRIEAARDRLADREMDALLAAPAAEPRRDLVRTAEVSGGSEE
- a CDS encoding CcmD family protein; protein product: MDDNLGYLFAAFAVTWLAIAGYLLYLGQQVKALRDEIDALDDDR
- a CDS encoding xanthine dehydrogenase family protein molybdopterin-binding subunit; protein product: MAGTPNGQYVGQSLRRDADRTLVTGHGTFVDDIQPDGCLHIAFVRSPYAHADIVSIDASAALASPGVVTVITGDDLGEWLIPQPIHDPQWLPNRPMHRHSIAVDKVRFAGDAVAAVVAESATAAHDAAEVVDVDYRELPVVTTPAEAMQPDAPLLYDDWDSNIAYHMHAGSGDVDAALAEAHWRVPLRLVVPRVASVYIEPKAVLADMDTKTGRLTIHASTQTPHGLRSQIAGVLDMPETAIRVIAPDVGGAFGTKGRHAAEYLLTAAVTRRLQRPVKWVELRSEYFRIANQGRDQLQELEAAVAADGTITGLRVRVLVNCGAHNASTHGQRTLVMSSGAYRIPNLVTDVYGVMTNTTPTGPYRGAGRPEAAYMTERLIEEIARVTGIDALDLRRRNFVPPDAFPYRSATGVVYDSGDYERALDVALDRLDYTSALLQVESLRATGEVAGIGVGVFVEPSGGGWDSAEISITPSGAVTVGIGVSPHGQGTDISIAQLVADEFGIPVEQIAIVASDTDRTPQGIGTFGSRSLTLGGAAAIVASRKLKDKLRLIAAGLLEVSPDDIVLDHGVAQVAGSPDRSIPFNRLAAAAYAPDRLPAGMEPGLDENAFYRAEGNQFPFGVHVAVVRIDRDTGKPQVVRFIGVDDCGEVVNPLMVEAQVIGGLAQGFGQALWEEVVFDSDGQIITGSLMDYAVPHADQLPMFELDHTVTPSPATPHGVKGVGEAGTTGAPPTIANAVLDALRPFGVETLDMPLTSERIWRAMQHRNG